A DNA window from Streptococcus parapneumoniae contains the following coding sequences:
- a CDS encoding MarR family winged helix-turn-helix transcriptional regulator, with amino-acid sequence MKDSHLLAHHIRLLNGRIFQKLLSQDPEALYRGEQGKILAVLWNSKTGCATATDIALATGLANNTLTTMIKKLEEQKLVIVSPCGEDKRKKYLVLTELGKSQKEVGHRVSQKLDTIFYKGFSEEEIRQFEAFQERILANLKEKAKED; translated from the coding sequence ATGAAAGATAGTCATTTGCTAGCCCATCATATTCGTTTGTTGAATGGGCGGATTTTTCAAAAGTTACTGAGTCAAGACCCTGAAGCTCTTTATAGGGGTGAACAGGGGAAGATTTTAGCGGTTTTATGGAATAGTAAAACTGGCTGCGCAACTGCGACAGATATTGCTCTGGCAACTGGGCTTGCGAATAATACGCTGACGACTATGATAAAAAAGCTAGAGGAACAAAAGCTTGTAATTGTTAGTCCGTGTGGGGAAGACAAGCGTAAGAAGTATTTAGTTTTAACGGAGTTAGGCAAGTCCCAGAAAGAAGTGGGACATCGTGTCAGTCAGAAATTGGATACGATTTTTTACAAAGGTTTTTCAGAGGAAGAAATTCGGCAATTTGAAGCCTTTCAAGAAAGAATTTTGGCGAATCTGAAAGAGAAGGCAAAAGAGGATTAA
- a CDS encoding ABC transporter ATP-binding protein, with the protein MIEYKNVALRYTEKDVLRDVNLRIDNGEFMVLVGPSGSGKTTMIKMINRLLEPTDGNIYMDGKRIKDYDERELRLSTGYVLQAIALFPNLTVEENIALIPEMKGWTKEEIAQKTEELLAKVGLPVAEYGHRLPSELSGGEQQRVGIVRAMIGQPKILLMDEPFSALDAISRKQLQVLTKELHKEFGMTTIFVTHDTDEALKLADRIAVLQDGEIRQVANPETILKAPATDFVADLFGGSVHD; encoded by the coding sequence ATGATTGAATACAAAAATGTAGCCTTGCGCTACACAGAAAAAGATGTCTTGAGAGATGTCAATTTACGGATTGATAATGGGGAATTTATGGTTTTAGTTGGGCCTTCTGGATCCGGTAAGACGACCATGATTAAGATGATTAACCGTCTCTTGGAACCGACTGATGGAAATATTTATATGGATGGCAAGCGCATCAAAGACTATGACGAGCGGGAGCTTCGTCTGTCTACTGGTTATGTTTTACAGGCCATTGCTCTCTTTCCCAATCTAACGGTTGAGGAAAATATTGCCCTGATTCCTGAGATGAAGGGCTGGACTAAGGAAGAAATTGCTCAGAAAACAGAAGAGCTCTTGGCTAAGGTTGGTTTACCAGTAGCCGAGTATGGGCATCGACTTCCGAGTGAATTATCTGGTGGAGAACAGCAACGGGTCGGTATTGTCCGTGCCATGATTGGTCAGCCTAAGATTCTCCTCATGGATGAGCCGTTTTCAGCCTTGGATGCTATTTCGAGAAAACAGTTGCAGGTTCTGACGAAAGAATTGCATAAAGAATTTGGGATGACAACTATTTTTGTAACCCATGATACGGATGAAGCTCTGAAATTGGCGGACCGTATTGCTGTCTTGCAGGATGGAGAGATTCGTCAGGTGGCGAATCCCGAGACCATTTTAAAAGCTCCTGCAACAGACTTTGTAGCAGACTTGTTTGGAGGTAGTGTTCATGACTAA